A genome region from Arachis duranensis cultivar V14167 chromosome 8, aradu.V14167.gnm2.J7QH, whole genome shotgun sequence includes the following:
- the LOC107461394 gene encoding LOW QUALITY PROTEIN: linoleate 9S-lipoxygenase-like (The sequence of the model RefSeq protein was modified relative to this genomic sequence to represent the inferred CDS: deleted 1 base in 1 codon; substituted 2 bases at 2 genomic stop codons), whose protein sequence is MFSGVTSLVNRGHKIKGTVVLMRKNVLDVNSLTSAQGLIGQGVGLVGSTIDNLTAFLGRSVSLHLISATKPDENWKGKVGKSTFLEGIISSLPTLGAGQSAFTIHFEWDDGEMGIPGAFYIKNFMQTEFFLLTLTLEDIPNHPNLKIYFVCNSWIYNAKNYKTDRIFFSNKTYLPGDTPAPLVKYREDELENLRGDGKGERKEYDRIYDYDVYNDLGNPDSNEKYARPVLGGSTLPYPRRGRTGRPPTNKDPKSEKRSDFVYLPRDEAFGHLKSSDFLTYGLKSVAQDVMPVLTDAFDXISXLEFDNFAEVDKLYTGGITLPTNFLSKFSPLPVLKEILRTDGEQFLKYPPPKVMQVNKSAWMTDEEFSRETLAGVNPNVIKSLEEFPPGSKLDSKVYGDHTSTMKKEHLEPNLGGLTVKQAIEKKKLFILDHHDYLIPYLRRINSSKTKAYATRTIFFLKDDGTLKPLAIELSKPHPQGEEHGPVSDVYLPAHEGVEGYIWVLAKAYVVVNDSCYHQLVSHWLNTHAVVEPFVIATNRHLSVVHPINKLLSPHYRDTMNINSLARKALINADGIIEQTFLWGRYALEMSAVLYKDWVFLDQALPNDLIKRGVAVKDSSSPHGVHLVIEDYPYASDGLEIWDAIKSWVKEYVFFYYNSDDALKQDNELQEWWKELVEVGHGDKKNETWWPKMETRNELIEASTTLIWIASALHAAINFGQYPYGGYILNRPTLSRRFMPEKGSPEYDELAKNHEKEFLKTITGKKETLIDLTVIEILSRHASDESYLGQRDDGDFWTCDTEALDAFKRFGKKLAETEQRLMQKNNDGSLKNRSGPAKMPYTLLYPSSEEGLTFRGIPNSISI, encoded by the exons ATGTTTTCGGGGGTGACAAGTCTGGTGAACAGGGGACACAAGATTAAGGGCACGGTGGTGCTGATGCGCAAGAACGTCCTTGACGTCAACTCCCTTACCAGCGCTCAGGGACTCATCGGTCAAGGCGTCGGCCTCGTCGGCTCAACCATCGATAATCTCACTGCCTTCTTGGGCCGCTCTGTCTCCCTCCACCTCATTAGTGCCACCAAACCAGATG AGAATTGGAAGGGCAAAGTTGGAAAGAGTACGTTTTTGGAAGGTATAATATCTTCGTTGCCAACATTGGGAGCAGGGCAATCTGCCTTCACCATTCATTTCGAATGGGATGATGGTGAGATGGGAATTCCAGGAGCATTTTACATCAAGAATTTCATGCAAACCGAGTTCTTCCTCCTCACTTTGACTCTTGAAGACATTCCAAACCATCCAAATCTCAAAATCTACTTTGTTTGCAACTCCTGGATTTATAATGCTAAAAACTACAAAACCGATCGTATTTTCTTTTCCAACAag ACATATCTTCCAGGTGACACGCCAGCACCACTTGTAAAGTACAGGGAAGATGAATTGGAGAATTTAAGAGGAGATGGAAAAGGAGAGCGCAAAGAATATGATAGGATCTATGATTATGATGTTTACAATGATTTGGGGAATCCAGATAGCAATGAAAAATATGCTCGCCCTGTTCTTGGAGGATCTACTTTACCTTACCCTCGTAGAGGAAGAACAGGAAGGCCACCTACTAACAAAG ATCCTAAGAGTGAGAAACGGAGCGATTTTGTTTACCTACCAAGGGACGAAGCATTTGGTCACTTGAAGTCATCAGATTTTCTAACTTATGGACTAAAATCTGTAGCCCAAGATGTGATGCCTGTTCTCACAGATGCATTTGAT TAAATATCTTAACTCGAGTTTGATAATTTTGCTGAAGTGGATAAACTCTATACGGGTGGAATTACACTACCTACAAACTTTCTCAGCAAATTTTCCCCTTTGCCAGTACTCAAGGAAATTCTACGAACAGATGGTGAACAATTCCTTAAATATCCACCACCCAAAGTCATGCAag TGAATAAATCTGCATGGATGACTGATGAAGAATTTTCTAGAGAAACACTTGCTGGTGTAAATCCTAATGTCATTAAGAGTCTTGAG GAGTTTCCACCAGGTAGCAAGCTAGATAGTAAAGTCTATGGTGATCATACTAGTACAATGAAAAAAGAACATTTAGAGCCTAACTTAGGAGGGCTTACTGTAAAACAg GctattgagaagaagaaattgttCATTCTCGATCACCATGACTATCTGATTCCATATTTGAGAAGAATAAATTCAAGCAAGACAAAGGCCTATGCTACAAGGACTATTTTCTTCTTGAAAGATGATGGAACTTTAAAGCCACTGGCCATTGAGTTAAGCAAGCCACATCCTCAAGGAGAAGAGCATGGTCCTGTGAGTGATGTCTATCTACCAGCACATGAAGGAGTTGAAGGTTATATTTGGGTACTGGCCAAGGCATATGTTGTTGTAAATGACTCATGCTATCACCAACTTGTTAGTCATTG GTTAAACACTCATGCAGTTGTTGAACCATTTGTGATAGCAACAAATAGGCATCTGAGTGTGGTTCACCCAATTAATAAACTACTTTCCCCACACTACCGTGACACCATGAATATAAATTCACTTGCTCGGAAAGCCTTGATTAATGCAGATGGTATTATAGAACAAACATTCTTGTGGGGTAGATATGCTTTGGAAATGTCTGCTGTACTCTATAAGGATTGGGTTtttctagatcaagcattaccTAATGATCTCATCAAGAG AGGAGTGGCAGTTAAGGATTCATCTTCTCCCCATGGTGTCCACCTTGTGATTGAGGATTACCCTTATGCTTCTGATGGATTAGAAATATGGGATGCTATTAAATCATGGGTTAAAGAGTATGTGTTCTTTTACTACAACTCAGATGATGCACTAAAACAAGACAATGAACTCCAAGAATGGTGGAAAGAGCTTGTAGAAGTAGGTCATGGTGACAAGAAGAATGAGACATGGTGGCCAAAGATGGAAACTCGAAACGAGTTGATTGAAGCTTCAACCACTCTCATATGGATTGCTTCAGCACTTCATGCAGCTATTAATTTTGGCCAATACCCTTATGGAGGTTACATTCTTAACCGTCCAACACTTAGCAGAAGATTCATGCCTGAGAAAGGGTCTCCTGAGTATGATGAATTGGCTAAGAATCATGAGAAGGAGTTCTTGAAAACAATCACAGGGAAGAAAGAGACACTAATTGATCTTACCGTTATTGAAATTTTGTCAAGGCATGCTTCTGATGAGTCCTACCTTGGACAAAGGGATGATGGTGACTTTTGGACTTGTGATACTGAGGCATTAGATGCCTTTAAGAGATTTGGAAAGAAACTTGCAGAGACTGAACAAAGATTGATGCAGAAGAACAATGATGGATCATTGAAAAATCGTTCTGGACCAGCTAAGATGCCTTACACTTTGCTTTATCCTTCTAGTGAGGAAGGGTTGACTTTCAGAGGAATTCCAAATAGTATCTCTATCTAA
- the LOC107461395 gene encoding LOW QUALITY PROTEIN: seed linoleate 9S-lipoxygenase-2-like (The sequence of the model RefSeq protein was modified relative to this genomic sequence to represent the inferred CDS: inserted 3 bases in 2 codons; deleted 1 base in 1 codon), which yields MGIPGAFYIKNYMQVEFFLKTLTLEDVPNQGTIHFVCNSWVYNSKLYKSPRIFFSNKPYLPSETPAPLVKYREEDLKNLRGDGKGERQEHERIYDYDVYNDLGNPDRNENHACPILGGSTTFPYPRRGRTGRYPARNDPNSEKPGDVYVPRDENFGHLKSSDFLANSIKFLTRYVLPAFESVFDMNLTPNEFDSFQDVRDLYEGGIRLPTEVISTISPLPVIKELFRTNGEQVLKFPPPHIIQVNKSAWMTDEEFAREMIAGVNPCMIRSLQEFPPKRNLDPTIYGDQNSKITAEVLDLEGCSLEEAINGRRLFILDYHDVLAYATRTILFLKEDGTLKPVAIELSLPHPDGDESGATSKVILPAKDGVESTIWLLAKAYVIVNDSCYHQLMSHWLNTHAVIEPFVIATNRQLSVIHPIYKLLXFRDTMNINALARQNLINSDGIIERTFLPSKFSLEMSSAVYKNWVFTDQALPADLIKRGMAVEDSSSPYGIRLVIEDYPYAVDGLEIWFAIKEWVQDYVSLYYPTDNDLKIDPELQNWWKEAVEVGHGDLKDKPWWPKMQTVEELVESCTTIIWTASALHAAVNFGQYPYGGLILNRPTLSRRLLPEQGTAEYEEMVKSHQKAYLRTITPKLETLIDLTTIEILSKHASDEVYLGEMDNPHWTFDSRALQAFQKFGNKLSEIEEKLTEKNKDGRLSNRIGPVELPYTXLHPTSNEGLTFRGVPNSISI from the exons ATGGGAATCCCTGGTGCATTTTACATCAAGAACTATATGCAAGTTGAGTTTTTCCTCAAGACCTTAACTCTTGAAGATGTTCCAAACCAAGGAACCATCCATTTTGTTTGCAACTCTTGGGTTTACAACTCTAAACTCTACAAATCCCCACGCATTTTCTTCTCCAACAAG CCATATCTTCCAAGTGAAACACCAGCTCCACTTGTTAAGTACAGAGAAGAAGACCTGAAAAATTTAAGAGGTGATGGAAAAGGAGAGCGTCAGGAGCATGAAAGAATTTATGATTATGATGTCTACAATGATTTGGGGAATCCGGATCGGAACGAAAACCATGCTTGCCCCATTCTTGGAGGTTCTACCACTTTCCCTTACCCTCGCAGGGGAAGAACTGGTAGATATCCTGCAAGAAATG ATCCTAACAGCGAGAAACCAGGGGATGTTTATGTTCCTAGAGATGAAAACTTTGGACACTTGAAATCTTCGGACTTTCTTGCAAATTCAATA AAGTTTTTGACTCGGTATGTGCTGCCAGCTTTTGAATCTGTGTTTGATATGAATTTGACCCCAAATGAGTTTGATAGCTTCCAAGATGTTCGTGATCTCTATGAAGGCGGAATTAGGCTACCTACGGAAGTAATTAGCACAATTAGCCCCTTACCTGTCATCAAAGAACTCTTCCGTACCAATGGCGAACAAGTCCTCAAGTTTCCACCACCTCACATCATTCAAG TGAATAAATCTGCATGGATGACTGATGAAGAATTCGCAAGAGAAATGATTGCTGGTGTAAATCCTTGCATGATTCGTAGTCTTCAA GAGTTTCCTCCGAAAAGAAATTTGGATCCCACAATTTATGGTGATCAAAACAGTAAGATAACTGCAGAAGTTCTTGATCTTGAAGGGTGCTCACTAGAAGAG GCAATTAATGGTCGGAGACTATTTATATTAGATTACCATGATGTGTTGGCATATGCCACTAGGACTATCCTTTTTCTGAAAGAGGATGGAACACTGAAGCCAGTGGCCATTGAATTAAGCTTGCCACATCCTGATGGAGATGAATCAGGTGCTACCAGTAAAGTTATCTTACCTGCAAAGGATGGTGTTGAAAGCACAATTTGGCTACTAGCCAAAGCTTATGTCATAGTAAATGACTCATGCTACCATCAACTCATGAGCCATTG GTTGAATACTCATGCAGTTATTGAGCCATTTGTGATAGCAACAAACAGACAGCTAAGTGTGATTCACCCAATTTATAAACTTT TCTTCCGTGACACTATGAACATCAATGCACTTGCTAGGCAGAATCTGATTAATTCTGATGGCATAATAGAAAGAACCTTCTTGCCCTCCAAGTTTTCTCTGGAGATGTCTTCAGCTGTTTATAAGAACTGGGTTTTCACTGATCAAGCACTACCTGCTGATCTCATCAAGAG AGGAATGGCAGTGGAGGATTCATCTTCTCCTTATGGAATTCGTCTTGTAATAGAGGACTACCCTTATGCTGTTGATGGACTAGAGATATGGTTTGCCATTAAGGAATGGGTTCAAGATTATGTCTCATTGTACTATCCAACAGACAATGATCTCAAAATAGATCCTGAACTCCAAAATTGGTGGAAAGAAGCTGTTGAGGTAGGTCATGGTGATTTGAAAGATAAGCCATGGTGGCCAAAGATGCAGACAGTTGAAGAGTTAGTTGAATCATGCACAACCATAATATGGACTGCGTCGGCGCTCCATGCAGCCGTTAATTTTGGACAGTATCCATATGGAGGGCTTATACTGAACCGTCCAACACTTAGCAGAAGATTGCTTCCTGAACAAGGCACTGCAGAGTATGAAGAGATGGTGAAGAGTCACCAAAAGGCTTATCTGAGAACAATTACACCGAAATTAGAGACTCTTATTGACCTTACAACCATAGAAATCTTATCAAAACATGCTTCTGATGAGGTGTATCTTGGAGAGATGGATAATCCACATTGGACATTTGATTCAAGAGCATTACAAGCATTTCAGAAATTTGGGAACAAACTGAGTGAGATTGAGGAGAAGCTAACAGAGAAGAACAAAGATGGGAGACTGAGTAATAGAATTGGGCCAGTTGAATTGCCATACAC GCTTCATCCTACTAGCAATGAAGGGTTGACTTTTAGAGGAGTTCCAAACAGCATCTCTATCTAA